From Coffea arabica cultivar ET-39 chromosome 2e, Coffea Arabica ET-39 HiFi, whole genome shotgun sequence, the proteins below share one genomic window:
- the LOC113732986 gene encoding 3'-5' exonuclease-like, translated as MYAYNRFPSSSITYNASTSKYSVTCDGKTIETTLTDKAAIADEWVREILSLYANKPTVVGLDSEWRPHPIRSMSNKSATLQLCINDKCLILQLFYMDEIPQSLKNLLADSNFTYVGIEVADDIAKLKNEYGLECSSSADIRALAMRRWPGRFRRPGLKDLASDVVGLYMKKPKHVCMSNWEARVLNENQVEYACIDAYASYKIGHKLIMEN; from the coding sequence ATGTATGCTTATAATAGATTTCCCTCCAGTAGCATAACCTACAACGCCTCCACTTCCAAATACTCAGTCACCTGCGACGGAAAAACCATTGAGACAACTCTCACTGATAAAGCTGCCATAGCTGATGAATGGGTTAGGGAAATCCTTTCCCTGTATGCTAACAAACCTACTGTCGTTGGTTTAGACAGCGAATGGAGGCCCCATCCTATTCGCTCAATGAGCAACAAATCAGCTACTTTGCAGCTTTGCATCAACGACAAGTGCCtaattcttcaacttttttaTATGGACGAAATCCCACAATCCCTCAAGAATTTGCTTGCGGACTCCAACTTTACCTATGTGGGGATTGAGGTGGCTGATGACATAGCCAAGCTTAAGAATGAGTATGGGCTGGAGTGCAGCAGCAGTGCTGACATTAGGGCTCTGGCGATGCGCCGGTGGCCGGGAAGATTTCGCCGGCCTGGGCTGAAGGATCTTGCATCGGATGTGGTGGGGCTTTACATGAAGAAGCCAAAGCATGTTTGCATGAGTAACTGGGAAGCGAGGGTTCTCAATGAGAACCAAGTTGAGTATGCATGCATTGATGCTTATGCTTCTTACAAAATTGGGCATAAGCTGATCATGGAAAACTAG